A DNA window from Macrobrachium rosenbergii isolate ZJJX-2024 chromosome 41, ASM4041242v1, whole genome shotgun sequence contains the following coding sequences:
- the LOC136827127 gene encoding uncharacterized protein, protein MASTRTSDSGQEVASHTRQAKHPGTQNLGSATSLRPRRRFGHIHIDVVRPLPQLGRASSTRYSEAIPMEEASTVSCAEALLSSWISHFRVLDNGMIERAHCSLKAALMARCINERWKEQLPWVLLGLCTAPKANGNASPAEKVYWKTLAIPGEFFLPSTNGADTPLPRLRELAQKFKPCHKTFTDRTTTYSPPALQACAYVFVRVDTRRPPLARLYRGSH, encoded by the coding sequence atggcatcaacaaggacgtctgACAGTGGGCAAGAAGTTGCCTCTCATACCAGGcaagcaaaacatcccggcacacagaATCTGGGGTCGGCGACTTCCCTCAGGCCTCGTCGGCGctttggccacatccacatcgatgtcGTCAGGCCTCTTCCACAGTTGGGAAGAGCCAGCTCCACCCGCTATTCCGAGGCAatccccatggaggaggcatcaacagtgtcatgcgcagaggccctcctctccagttggatcagccatttCAGAGTGCTAGACAACGGCATGATCGAGAGGGCGCActgctctcttaaggcagctctcatggcacgttgcatcaacgagaggtggaaggaacagcttccctgggtcctgctgggtctctgcactgCACCAAAAGCAAATGGCaatgcctcccctgctgagaaagtctactgGAAAACACTGGCCAttcctggagaattcttcctgcCATCGACCAATGGCGCCGACacccccctcccgaggttgagggaactcgcacagaagttcaagccctgccacaagaccttcaccgacagaaccaccacctacagcccacctgccTTACAGGCCTGCGCCTATGTCTTTGTCAGGGTGGACACCCGTCGACCGCCCTTAGCCAGGCTCTACAGGGGGTCCCATTGA